One window from the genome of Gimesia aquarii encodes:
- a CDS encoding vWA domain-containing protein — MEFLALIELTTPAMLAGLGLLSLPLIAHLMNRHARRRIVFPTLQFLRKSVATQSKLYRLRRWILLALRSLTVALIVMAFSRPVWLDADSDQLSSSDRAAVVLLIDTSASTAQQTDGVSLIHSLRVSADRILDSLKMETDVANIVYADAKPSATFPRLSPNFPVMREELSKIEATYERADMQGAIALAGEMLAKHEGERRLMILSDLQQTNWQDVVQSGDAGKSLPPNTRVTVVDVEEAPTENISLSDPHFYPSQPLIGQRVQLVVHVRNSSKRQKQVRIDVTVDAVEVSNQTVTLAAGEHRDVFFETILDGDGDHEILFEIPGDSLSVDNRAYLVVRTRNRLPVVIVSDDDHNEIGTASYFLSRALAPHDNSLNDRYEIRHFTSQSLVNAELSDAVAVFVAYLGSLTDRSARGLISYVEKGGGVLFFCGEGNVQKNLELLKRNTENTGILPWQPGPRRNFAKLDDALFITAGKWQSQLLREFDEQSQIAISQIRFQKSWSARLPAADAEVLLMFSDDSPALAMRRLGAGRFLLANFSPSLDSSDLAKYGAFVALIQIIAKQLRPADNSVRENVVGEIYQHPVRLPLEISGGNLVASNPEEKEIAITTSVEADQLALRIHQTEIPGFYRFKLKGKTIARASFNVDHREGDLSRIDKNTLLKSFDGEGTTADIQSTTGWEPMLNLRGRPLWGWFLVAAMCVVGIELACLGIWKR, encoded by the coding sequence ATGGAGTTTCTTGCATTGATTGAGTTGACAACACCGGCCATGCTGGCCGGTCTCGGATTGCTATCACTACCGTTGATTGCGCATTTGATGAACCGTCACGCTCGCCGGCGTATTGTTTTTCCAACGTTGCAATTTTTGCGAAAGTCGGTGGCAACTCAGTCGAAGTTGTATCGTCTGCGCCGCTGGATTTTACTGGCGCTGCGGAGCCTGACGGTGGCGTTGATTGTGATGGCGTTTTCGCGTCCGGTCTGGCTGGACGCTGACTCAGATCAATTGTCCTCCAGTGATCGGGCAGCCGTTGTGCTTCTGATCGATACCAGTGCATCCACGGCTCAACAGACCGATGGCGTGTCTCTGATTCATAGTCTTCGCGTTTCGGCCGACCGGATCCTGGATTCGCTTAAGATGGAAACGGATGTGGCTAATATCGTTTATGCGGATGCGAAACCCAGTGCCACCTTCCCCCGGCTAAGTCCCAATTTCCCCGTGATGCGCGAGGAACTTAGCAAAATCGAGGCCACCTATGAGCGTGCCGATATGCAAGGTGCCATCGCGCTGGCGGGCGAAATGCTTGCGAAACATGAAGGAGAGCGACGGCTGATGATTTTATCCGATCTCCAGCAAACTAACTGGCAGGACGTTGTGCAGAGCGGAGATGCAGGAAAATCGTTACCTCCCAATACTCGCGTCACGGTCGTTGATGTGGAGGAAGCTCCTACCGAGAATATTTCGCTTTCTGATCCGCATTTTTATCCATCTCAACCACTAATCGGCCAGCGGGTTCAGTTGGTTGTGCATGTGCGAAATTCCTCGAAAAGGCAAAAGCAGGTTCGAATCGATGTCACCGTTGATGCGGTAGAGGTGTCCAACCAGACGGTGACGCTGGCTGCCGGTGAACATCGGGATGTGTTTTTTGAGACCATCCTGGACGGGGACGGCGATCATGAAATCTTGTTTGAGATTCCGGGTGACTCCTTATCGGTGGACAACCGCGCGTATTTGGTGGTTCGGACACGAAATCGACTACCGGTTGTGATTGTGAGTGATGACGATCACAACGAGATAGGAACGGCATCATATTTTCTCTCCCGCGCTTTGGCTCCGCACGATAACAGTCTGAACGACAGGTATGAGATTCGTCATTTCACGAGCCAGAGCTTGGTAAACGCGGAACTTTCCGATGCTGTGGCTGTGTTCGTAGCCTATCTCGGCTCATTGACGGATCGGTCAGCTCGAGGATTGATTTCATACGTAGAAAAGGGAGGTGGTGTTCTGTTCTTTTGTGGAGAAGGAAATGTACAGAAAAATCTGGAGTTGCTGAAGAGAAATACTGAAAATACCGGTATTCTTCCCTGGCAACCGGGTCCGAGGCGAAATTTTGCAAAGCTGGACGACGCGTTGTTTATTACTGCGGGAAAATGGCAGTCTCAATTGCTTCGAGAATTTGACGAGCAAAGCCAGATCGCGATCTCTCAGATTCGATTTCAGAAGAGCTGGTCTGCAAGATTGCCTGCTGCGGATGCGGAAGTTTTGTTGATGTTTTCAGACGATTCTCCTGCCTTGGCGATGCGTCGTCTTGGCGCGGGACGTTTTTTGCTGGCCAACTTCAGCCCGTCGTTGGATTCGAGTGATCTGGCGAAATATGGAGCGTTTGTTGCATTAATACAAATTATCGCCAAGCAGTTGCGCCCGGCGGATAACTCCGTGAGAGAAAACGTGGTTGGAGAAATATATCAGCATCCCGTTCGGCTTCCTCTGGAGATCTCTGGAGGGAATTTGGTGGCCAGCAATCCTGAGGAAAAAGAAATTGCGATCACGACATCGGTGGAAGCGGACCAACTGGCTCTTCGGATTCATCAAACAGAGATTCCCGGTTTCTATCGATTTAAGCTTAAAGGCAAAACTATCGCGAGAGCCTCCTTTAACGTCGATCATCGCGAAGGAGATCTAAGTAGAATTGATAAAAACACGCTGCTGAAAAGTTTTGACGGTGAAGGAACTACTGCCGACATTCAGTCAACGACTGGATGGGAGCCGATGCTGAATTTACGCGGTAGGCCTCTTTGGGGATGGTTTCTGGTTGCCGCGATGTGTGTCGTAGGGATCGAACTGGCGTGCCTGGGGATTTGGAAGCGATAG
- a CDS encoding BlaI/MecI/CopY family transcriptional regulator: MARPVSEHPTALELEILKILWDDSPLPVRDVRAKLESEAQRPLAHSSVITILNIMHQKGYLKRQKQGKSFLFSPKVQKENIASNIMGDLLSRLFDGSPSAMMLNLLETAEVDTNELAALRKLITRKAKEQSK; this comes from the coding sequence ATGGCTCGTCCCGTATCAGAACACCCCACAGCACTTGAACTCGAGATCCTTAAAATTTTGTGGGATGATTCACCTCTCCCGGTTCGCGATGTTCGAGCCAAGTTGGAATCAGAGGCACAACGACCTTTGGCGCATAGTTCTGTGATCACGATCCTCAATATCATGCACCAAAAAGGATATTTAAAACGACAAAAGCAAGGTAAGTCGTTTTTATTCTCACCAAAGGTGCAAAAAGAAAATATTGCGAGCAACATCATGGGAGATTTATTGTCCCGATTATTTGATGGCTCACCTTCCGCAATGATGCTCAATCTTCTCGAAACAGCCGAGGTCGATACCAACGAACTCGCAGCGCTACGAAAACTGATTACCCGCAAGGCAAAGGAGCAGTCGAAATGA
- a CDS encoding DUF58 domain-containing protein: MSSKSSTPRTQRSKKMNRKYLRVQDLRRFSHLTFSPRKIIEGQYSGQHATPQRGQSVEFRDYRQYIPGDDVGSIDWKVFGRSDKLFIKMYEHQSDLRVNLLVDASASMAYHGVTAPQQIIPSRRSKSASSVTSKYDYACSLAGAIAFLLIKQHDRVSITFAREGLKKFMRANNSMQHLSEILTLMESTRPHGTGNLPDAIRDLVGKVGRRDLLIVFSDLLDDRNEIMKALSMCLHRGGEVILFHVLHADELRLPDVEHGVFIDSESGAKLRLNVSDIRSAYQKEMKEFLDGWSKMVKSNAIDYSLCSTSDPYWKSLERYLTGRAARV, translated from the coding sequence ATGTCGAGTAAATCATCCACCCCGCGAACGCAACGATCCAAAAAAATGAACCGTAAATATTTGCGTGTGCAGGATCTGCGCCGGTTCAGTCATCTGACGTTTTCCCCAAGAAAGATCATTGAAGGACAGTATTCGGGGCAGCATGCGACACCGCAGCGCGGCCAAAGCGTCGAGTTTCGCGACTATCGGCAATATATTCCCGGCGACGACGTCGGAAGTATCGATTGGAAGGTGTTCGGGCGCAGCGACAAGCTGTTTATTAAAATGTATGAACATCAGTCGGATCTGAGAGTTAATCTGCTTGTGGATGCCTCGGCGTCGATGGCTTACCACGGTGTGACCGCGCCTCAACAAATCATTCCTTCGCGCCGCTCGAAATCCGCTTCTTCAGTTACAAGCAAGTATGATTATGCGTGTTCTCTGGCTGGTGCGATTGCTTTCCTTCTGATCAAGCAACATGATCGGGTTTCGATTACTTTTGCTCGTGAGGGTCTGAAGAAATTTATGCGCGCCAATAATTCGATGCAGCATCTCTCCGAGATATTGACTTTGATGGAGAGTACCCGCCCACACGGAACCGGAAACCTTCCAGACGCGATTCGAGATCTTGTTGGTAAGGTGGGACGCCGCGATTTGCTGATTGTTTTCAGCGATCTCCTGGATGATCGGAATGAAATAATGAAAGCATTGTCTATGTGTTTGCATCGTGGGGGAGAAGTGATTCTGTTTCACGTTCTGCATGCTGACGAGCTTCGTTTGCCGGATGTTGAGCATGGCGTGTTTATCGATAGTGAATCGGGGGCAAAGCTTCGTCTCAACGTTTCGGATATCCGATCGGCTTACCAAAAGGAGATGAAAGAGTTCCTCGATGGATGGTCAAAAATGGTTAAGTCCAACGCGATTGATTACTCGTTGTGTTCGACCTCTGACCCGTACTGGAAATCTCTCGAGCGTTATTTGACCGGTCGGGCCGCGCGGGTCTGA
- a CDS encoding vitamin K epoxide reductase family protein, producing the protein MTEDVIEIPSDSSRKKTSHWFIRLPALAAGVVAGYLLYLSLANHGLPAGCGEGSGCEEVLTSRWSQVFGIPVSGPAVLIYLTIISTTFFIGPHTKPDCAWKAQSLLLLLAATVIIAAVWFIGLQLIVVGSICPWCMADHTLGLLTATAIFWKVPIRTGSVSAGDSAPASAIPFGHILRLGGIAFLLVGGLIVSQAFGPYEGPQLQRLPPGENADTGPGVDRMISILDGKLQFSPHKAPMLGSPDAPKLLVLLFDYCCPHCRATHGYLRNGMQRYEDQLGVVLMPMPLNSECNPFWEHTESRFENSCELAKLALAVWKADPLSFHSFDVWLFESEMPRNPAEARKKAEELVSREGLQNALADQWIEDWIRQDVTAYHDSQAERIPVIISPGFTTIVGRTESQEQLFTLLEKELGIQPVNESTFSNDKLKKIK; encoded by the coding sequence ATGACTGAAGACGTAATTGAGATTCCGTCTGATTCTTCAAGAAAAAAGACATCGCATTGGTTCATCAGATTACCAGCACTGGCGGCAGGTGTCGTAGCGGGCTACCTGTTGTATCTCTCGTTAGCAAACCACGGCCTTCCCGCCGGATGCGGTGAAGGTTCCGGCTGTGAAGAAGTTCTCACCAGTCGCTGGTCACAGGTATTCGGTATCCCGGTGAGTGGTCCGGCTGTTTTGATTTATTTGACTATTATCTCTACAACGTTTTTCATCGGTCCACATACTAAACCTGATTGTGCTTGGAAGGCGCAGTCATTGCTGCTTCTGCTTGCTGCGACTGTGATAATTGCAGCTGTTTGGTTCATCGGATTGCAATTGATTGTTGTTGGTTCGATTTGCCCCTGGTGCATGGCTGATCATACTCTCGGCCTGCTGACCGCAACGGCGATTTTCTGGAAAGTTCCAATTCGGACTGGAAGCGTCTCCGCGGGCGACTCGGCTCCTGCTTCGGCAATTCCTTTCGGGCATATTTTGCGTTTGGGCGGGATAGCTTTTCTGTTGGTTGGCGGGTTGATTGTTTCTCAGGCCTTTGGACCGTATGAAGGGCCGCAGTTACAGCGATTACCTCCGGGAGAAAACGCTGATACCGGACCGGGTGTCGACCGAATGATTTCGATTCTGGACGGAAAGTTGCAGTTTTCTCCACACAAAGCTCCCATGCTTGGTTCCCCGGACGCTCCAAAGTTACTTGTGTTACTGTTCGATTATTGTTGTCCGCATTGTCGGGCGACCCACGGGTATTTGAGGAACGGGATGCAAAGATATGAAGATCAGTTGGGTGTTGTTTTAATGCCGATGCCGCTCAACAGTGAGTGCAATCCATTCTGGGAGCATACAGAATCTCGGTTTGAGAATTCCTGTGAATTGGCAAAGCTGGCTTTGGCGGTTTGGAAAGCCGATCCGTTATCTTTTCACAGTTTCGACGTCTGGTTATTTGAATCCGAAATGCCACGCAATCCGGCTGAGGCACGAAAGAAAGCGGAAGAACTAGTATCACGGGAAGGGTTGCAAAATGCGCTTGCGGATCAGTGGATCGAAGACTGGATTCGACAGGATGTGACCGCCTATCACGACAGCCAGGCGGAGCGGATTCCTGTAATCATATCTCCCGGATTCACTACAATTGTGGGACGAACTGAAAGCCAGGAACAACTTTTTACGCTTCTCGAAAAGGAACTGGGGATTCAACCGGTCAATGAATCAACATTTTCAAACGACAAATTGAAAAAAATAAAATAA
- a CDS encoding M56 family metallopeptidase: MIWQNFIDPALSTRICLTLVHSVWQMAGLLFIVWCSGLIWKNRTVETSYTMNVAALLVGLLAIPITFLVLDVVDVPEQSTVSIKATEDSLVTSPRLTPDKTALAPPAKSQASGLPLAHNKPTENTSTSEASLAAHSSNGLLFEWLQYMPWVVAFYLAGVVIMLARLGLAMIKANQLGAQAMVIKEGPLVESLQSLANQWSMKIVPTLTYTEQIMIPTVIGLIRPMILMPASILSGLTTDELEMILIHELAHIRRYDMWVNLLQRLAETILFFNPALWYLSRRISVLREFCCDEITCQEEPHLPLERRVQYATALLRVVELSKPNDVIIPDLASLAASGRSPSEVRRRVARLFGEPLREPIRFSRSMALSIAATALLFVCGPALWSTYAKVNQSPEPIPQKNKIATTDKSTKPFSFGSKVEVLSIGTYNEKPQRWWNSEGILQPSIPYHIQGATVAVSENQIGRQLVFRISELPDGSSVKWKLFNTGSSANGEVVLDGVESPPGYRSQIFNTRKGTKSFDLSVGVASSQWTTVSEANSNASSTATRDNQGIIFSGAFIKKNPNTKKEELVTVVTHSLQKSDVRVIAVDSQGKTHTASKSAQQYAGGTAPVHQTRWYFRNLELKNFDHFEFQKREFEWVELKDLPLYPSETINTLSEKKTTQENSETPTPVKHVSPEKLPIVVAKHVLLLNGNQIITWKELEQKFAAMPDPSSVRPAFYITRGATEAGLYKTTKAKIWELHRKFKLGGHSEGSLWPRTDFRYDHIKTVDDLRPDTALKFTGTILNSKGEPVEGAEVVLIKPVDKSISYKSYHMALIQGRIRNRLEHIMTLSDSNGQFELYPPKNPWYYIVALHPKEGFSLNRSDWIQPDKKLKLLPWSGLKTNIDEVPNETQTVSLRTQIEATEAWPEIIFNQYWSDLPKSVQAEGFQYQQIPPINRTTISRSFSGQDGGSFSIPGASVSLLPGEIRELGLGPLSKQQRMQLNRMRESSRKRREFINEKRKGHEKVKKE, from the coding sequence ATGATCTGGCAAAATTTCATCGATCCTGCATTGAGTACGAGAATTTGTCTGACGTTAGTACATTCTGTCTGGCAAATGGCGGGTCTGTTATTCATTGTCTGGTGCAGCGGCTTGATCTGGAAAAACCGAACAGTTGAAACCAGCTATACCATGAATGTAGCAGCGCTGCTTGTTGGCCTGCTGGCAATACCGATCACGTTTCTTGTGCTGGATGTTGTTGACGTCCCTGAACAATCTACCGTGAGCATAAAAGCAACTGAAGATTCTCTAGTAACATCACCTAGACTGACACCTGACAAGACAGCCCTGGCTCCTCCCGCAAAATCACAAGCAAGTGGACTACCATTGGCACATAACAAACCGACAGAAAATACTTCCACCAGCGAGGCTTCACTCGCTGCACATTCATCAAACGGGCTGTTATTCGAATGGTTGCAGTACATGCCCTGGGTTGTTGCCTTCTATCTTGCGGGTGTCGTTATTATGCTGGCACGATTAGGTTTAGCAATGATCAAAGCAAATCAGCTTGGTGCGCAAGCAATGGTTATCAAAGAAGGACCGCTTGTCGAATCATTGCAATCCTTAGCCAATCAATGGTCCATGAAAATCGTTCCCACATTGACCTATACTGAGCAAATCATGATCCCAACCGTCATCGGACTGATTCGGCCAATGATCCTTATGCCGGCTTCCATCCTAAGTGGTCTGACAACGGATGAGCTGGAGATGATTCTGATTCATGAATTAGCTCACATCAGACGCTATGACATGTGGGTCAATTTACTGCAACGGCTCGCAGAGACCATCCTGTTTTTCAATCCGGCCCTCTGGTACCTCAGCCGACGTATCAGCGTGTTACGTGAATTTTGTTGTGATGAAATCACGTGCCAGGAAGAACCTCATCTCCCTCTTGAACGGCGAGTACAATACGCGACGGCTCTGTTAAGAGTCGTTGAACTTTCAAAACCCAACGATGTCATCATTCCTGACCTTGCATCGCTGGCAGCCAGTGGCCGCTCCCCATCCGAAGTACGGCGTCGCGTGGCAAGACTCTTCGGGGAGCCACTCCGAGAGCCCATTCGATTTTCTCGCAGCATGGCGTTATCAATTGCCGCCACAGCTTTGTTATTTGTATGTGGCCCCGCACTCTGGTCCACCTACGCTAAAGTTAACCAGTCTCCAGAACCTATTCCGCAAAAAAATAAGATCGCAACCACTGACAAATCCACAAAGCCATTTTCCTTTGGCAGTAAAGTGGAAGTTTTATCGATTGGCACATATAACGAAAAACCACAGCGCTGGTGGAATTCTGAAGGCATTTTACAACCTTCTATTCCCTATCACATACAAGGAGCTACAGTCGCAGTCAGCGAGAACCAGATTGGTAGACAACTAGTATTTCGAATTTCTGAACTCCCCGACGGTTCCTCTGTCAAATGGAAACTATTCAACACAGGTTCATCCGCGAACGGTGAAGTCGTTCTCGATGGAGTGGAAAGCCCACCTGGCTATCGTTCACAGATCTTCAACACTCGCAAAGGAACGAAATCATTTGACCTGAGTGTCGGAGTCGCCAGTAGTCAGTGGACGACAGTCAGTGAAGCAAACTCCAATGCCAGTTCTACCGCTACAAGAGATAACCAGGGCATTATTTTTTCGGGAGCATTTATTAAGAAAAATCCTAACACTAAAAAAGAAGAGCTCGTCACAGTTGTGACACACAGTTTACAAAAAAGTGACGTTCGTGTGATCGCCGTTGATTCCCAGGGTAAAACTCATACTGCTTCAAAATCTGCACAACAATACGCAGGTGGTACAGCACCCGTTCATCAGACAAGATGGTATTTCAGAAATCTTGAACTGAAAAACTTCGACCACTTTGAATTCCAGAAACGTGAATTCGAATGGGTCGAGTTGAAAGACTTGCCACTTTACCCTTCGGAAACTATTAACACGCTATCCGAGAAAAAAACGACTCAGGAAAACAGCGAAACACCGACTCCAGTGAAGCATGTTTCTCCCGAAAAGTTACCGATCGTCGTAGCAAAACATGTTTTGTTACTGAATGGAAATCAGATCATCACTTGGAAAGAACTCGAACAGAAATTTGCAGCGATGCCTGATCCCTCATCAGTCAGACCCGCATTTTACATTACCAGAGGGGCCACGGAAGCGGGTCTATATAAGACAACAAAAGCAAAAATCTGGGAGTTGCATCGTAAATTTAAACTCGGTGGCCATAGCGAAGGGAGCCTTTGGCCACGGACCGATTTTCGATATGACCACATTAAAACGGTTGACGATCTGCGACCTGATACTGCCCTGAAATTCACGGGCACAATTCTCAACTCAAAAGGAGAACCAGTGGAAGGGGCCGAAGTGGTATTGATCAAACCTGTCGACAAGTCGATCTCTTACAAATCTTATCATATGGCCCTCATACAGGGACGAATCCGCAACCGACTTGAGCATATTATGACCCTTTCAGACTCGAATGGTCAGTTTGAGTTATATCCGCCAAAGAACCCGTGGTATTACATCGTTGCCTTACATCCCAAAGAAGGTTTTTCTCTCAACAGAAGCGATTGGATTCAGCCAGACAAAAAACTCAAGCTGTTGCCCTGGTCGGGATTAAAAACAAATATAGATGAAGTGCCGAACGAAACACAAACCGTGTCTCTCAGGACACAAATAGAGGCAACAGAAGCCTGGCCGGAAATCATCTTTAACCAATATTGGAGCGACCTGCCCAAATCGGTTCAAGCAGAGGGCTTTCAGTATCAACAGATTCCACCGATCAATCGAACAACGATCTCTCGTAGTTTTAGCGGTCAGGACGGGGGAAGCTTCTCGATACCCGGCGCATCCGTCAGCCTGTTGCCTGGAGAAATTCGAGAGCTTGGCCTGGGACCGCTCTCCAAACAACAACGCATGCAACTGAACAGGATGCGCGAGTCATCTCGTAAACGCCGTGAGTTCATTAATGAAAAACGTAAAGGCCATGAAAAGGTGAAGAAAGAATAA
- a CDS encoding AAA family ATPase, with protein MHKELTPLPDNDLELLEKAHQTYRELEAEIGKVIIGQNETVRSILTTVFSQGHTLIIGVPGLAKTLLVKTLSQVLSWSFKRIQFTPDMMPADIIGMELLQEDPTTGTRTMKFVRGPLFAHVVLADEINRTPPKTQSALLEAMQEYKVTSMGEQHQLQRPFIVFATQNPIEQEGTYPLPEAQLDRFMFSLWMEYPSVEEEENIVLSTTEEHEPTVQSVCSLEDVKSYQQLVRRVPVSRHVVSYAVALARKTRPELPEADQYVRDYISWGAGPRASQHMILGAKALAVLDGEPTVSAQHIRQVAPLVLRHRVMPNYNASGEGIDSDAIVRHVLDQPAEPIYVE; from the coding sequence ATGCATAAAGAACTCACTCCACTTCCAGACAACGATCTGGAGCTTCTCGAAAAAGCCCATCAAACATATCGAGAATTGGAAGCGGAAATCGGAAAAGTCATCATTGGTCAGAATGAAACCGTACGCTCGATTCTGACGACCGTGTTCTCCCAGGGGCACACATTAATTATCGGCGTGCCGGGACTGGCAAAGACCCTACTGGTGAAAACATTGTCGCAGGTGTTATCGTGGAGTTTTAAACGTATTCAGTTCACTCCTGATATGATGCCCGCGGACATTATCGGGATGGAGTTGTTGCAGGAAGATCCGACAACGGGTACACGGACGATGAAGTTCGTTAGAGGTCCGTTGTTTGCACATGTTGTCCTGGCGGACGAGATCAACCGGACACCGCCGAAGACACAGTCGGCCTTGTTGGAAGCAATGCAGGAATATAAGGTAACCAGCATGGGCGAGCAGCACCAGTTGCAACGCCCATTTATCGTATTTGCCACACAAAACCCGATCGAACAGGAAGGAACATACCCGCTTCCAGAAGCGCAGCTTGACCGGTTTATGTTCAGTCTATGGATGGAGTACCCTTCAGTGGAGGAAGAGGAAAATATTGTGCTGTCCACGACGGAAGAGCATGAACCGACAGTCCAATCTGTCTGTTCACTGGAGGATGTGAAGTCCTATCAACAACTGGTTCGTCGAGTGCCCGTGTCACGTCATGTCGTGAGTTATGCCGTCGCCTTAGCTCGAAAAACGCGTCCCGAATTACCGGAAGCGGATCAATACGTTCGTGACTACATCTCCTGGGGTGCCGGTCCACGTGCCAGTCAGCACATGATTCTTGGAGCAAAAGCGCTTGCAGTCCTGGATGGAGAGCCGACGGTTTCAGCACAACACATCAGACAGGTCGCTCCTTTAGTGTTACGTCATCGCGTGATGCCTAACTATAACGCGAGTGGCGAGGGAATTGATTCCGATGCCATTGTCCGGCATGTTTTGGATCAGCCAGCGGAGCCGATTTATGTCGAGTAA